The following are encoded together in the Panicum virgatum strain AP13 chromosome 6K, P.virgatum_v5, whole genome shotgun sequence genome:
- the LOC120712305 gene encoding quinolone resistance protein NorA-like, with protein MAISRGLNGIGLALVLPAISSLVADYTDDHTRGAAFGWLQMTCNLGSILGGSFGVLLAPVTFLGVAGWRLAFHAVAVVSVALGALMWLFAADQRAKSKTAASAGEEAGELLRDARRVLGVPTFQIIVAQGIAGTIPWSALNFSAMWLELVGFTHWETSVITGLYLFATALGALFGGVVGDPVARWFPNAGRIALAQISSASALPLGAVLLLALSNDPSTGVAHAVVFFVMGFAISWNASSTNNPIFAEIVPEKARTTVYALDKCFEAVFASFAPPIVGVLAERVFGYKPVSSDTSVDTDRENAAALAKAVYTEIAVPMAICCLTYTFLYCTYPRDRERTRKELLMASADQLGEEGSDRE; from the exons ATGGCCATCTCGCGGGGGCTCAACGGCATCGGCCTGGCGCTGGTCCTCCCGGCTATCAGCTCCCTCGTCGCCGACTACACCGACGACCACacgcgcggcgccgccttcggctGGCTCCAGATGACCTGCAACCTGGGCTCCATCCTGGGCGGGTCCTTCGGCGTGCTGCTCGCGCCCGTCACCTTCCTCGGCGTCGCCGGGTGGCGGCTCGCCTTCCACGCCGTCGCGGTCGTCAGCGTCGCGCTGGGCGCGCTCATGTGGCTCTTCGCCGCCGACCAGCGCGCCAAGTCCAAGACCGCCGCCTCGGCGGGGGAGGAAGCCGGGGAGCTGCTCCGGGACGCCCGGCGTGTCCTCGGGGTGCCCACGTTCCAGATCATCGTCGCGCAGGGGATCGCGGGGACCATCCCCTGGTCCGCGCTCAACTTCTCCGCCATGTGGCTCGAGCTCGTGGGGTTCACGCACTGGGAGACCAGCGTCATCACGGGGCTCTACCTCTTCGCCACGGCCCTCGGCGCGCTCTTCGGCGGCGTCGTCGGGGACCCCGTCGCCCGGTGGTTCCCCAACGCCGGCAGGATCGCGCTGGCGCAGATCAGCTCCGCGTCCGCGCTCCCGCTCGGCGCCGTCCTGTTGCTCGCGCTGTCCAACGACCCGTCCACCGGCGTCGCGCACGCCGTCGTCTTCTTCGTCATGGGCTTCGCCATCTCCTGGAACGCCTCCTCCACCAACAA CCCCATTTTCGCGGAGATTGTGCCGGAGAAGGCGAGGACGACGGTCTACGCACTGGACAAGTGCTTCGAAGCCGTGTTCGCGTCGTTTGCGCCTCCCATCGTTGGTGTTCTTGCAGAGCGCGTGTTCGGCTACAAGCCGGTCTCTTCCGACACGAGCGTGGACACGGACAGAGAGAATGCGGCAGCACTGGCCAAAGCGGTTTACACAGAGATCGCCGTGCCCATGGCCATCTGCTGCCTCACCTACACCTTCCTCTACTGCACGTACCCGCGAGACAGGGAGCGTACTCGGAAGGAGCTTCTGATGGCGTCAGCTGACCAGCTCGGTGAGGAAGGCAGTGACCGTGAGTAG